The Mycobacterium paragordonae genome includes a region encoding these proteins:
- a CDS encoding DsbA family protein codes for MADKPKRPARLDLKSGSGDGKFGRLIQIGGTAIVVIFAVALVFYIVTNNHKKTPVSGEGAVRVTSSKLVTDNGQSSGKPKALVAFYEDFLCPACGNFERGFGPTVSKLIDIGAIAADYSMVTILDSPRTQNYSSRAAAAAYCVADESIEAFRRFHSALYSKDIQPEETGTKFPDNARLIEIAREAGAAGKVPDCINSGKYISKVTGLAAASNIRATPTVRINGEEYDPSTPEALVAKIRDIVGNIPGMDEASAASKT; via the coding sequence GTGGCCGACAAACCCAAGCGCCCCGCTCGACTCGACCTGAAATCCGGGTCCGGTGACGGCAAGTTCGGCAGGCTCATCCAGATCGGCGGGACCGCGATCGTGGTCATCTTCGCCGTCGCCCTCGTCTTCTACATCGTGACGAACAATCACAAGAAGACCCCGGTCAGCGGGGAAGGCGCGGTCCGCGTGACGTCGAGCAAGCTGGTCACCGACAATGGCCAGTCCAGTGGCAAGCCCAAAGCCCTGGTCGCCTTCTACGAAGACTTCCTGTGTCCGGCGTGCGGCAACTTCGAGCGTGGCTTCGGCCCCACCGTCTCCAAGCTGATCGACATCGGCGCCATCGCGGCGGACTACTCCATGGTCACGATCCTGGACAGCCCGCGAACCCAGAACTACTCCTCGCGGGCCGCCGCCGCGGCTTACTGCGTGGCCGACGAGTCCATCGAAGCGTTCCGCCGGTTCCACTCGGCGCTGTACAGCAAGGACATCCAGCCGGAAGAGACCGGCACGAAATTCCCCGACAATGCGCGACTGATCGAGATCGCCCGTGAGGCGGGCGCCGCGGGCAAGGTGCCGGACTGCATCAACAGCGGCAAGTACATCTCGAAGGTCACCGGCCTCGCGGCGGCCAGCAACATCCGCGCCACCCCGACGGTCCGGATCAACGGCGAGGAATACGACCCGTCGACACCCGAGGCCCTGGTCGCCAAGATCAGGGACATCGTCGGCAACATTCCGGGCATGGACGAGGCTTCGGCGGCCTCGAAGACTTAA
- a CDS encoding vitamin K epoxide reductase family protein: MSVDVVAEESGEVKPAGTWVPVLSAWWVLIGGVIGLLSSITLTVEKIELLRNPSYVPTCNINPIVSCGSVMVTKQASLLGFPNPLLGIAGFTVVVVTGVLAVAKVPLPRWYWTGLEVGLAIGAVFVHWLIFQSLYRIGALCPYCMVVWAMTITLLVVVTSILLRPTLDDRGLLRLLFGWRWSFVTFWFTAVLLLILVRFWNYWSTLI, encoded by the coding sequence ATGTCAGTCGACGTTGTCGCCGAGGAATCCGGCGAAGTGAAACCGGCGGGCACGTGGGTGCCCGTGCTGAGCGCCTGGTGGGTGCTGATCGGCGGCGTGATCGGCCTGCTCTCCTCGATCACGCTGACCGTGGAGAAGATCGAACTGCTGCGCAACCCCTCTTACGTGCCGACCTGCAACATCAACCCGATCGTGTCGTGCGGTTCGGTGATGGTGACCAAGCAGGCGTCGCTGCTCGGGTTCCCCAATCCGCTGCTGGGCATCGCGGGCTTCACCGTGGTGGTGGTCACCGGGGTGCTGGCGGTGGCGAAAGTGCCGCTGCCGCGGTGGTATTGGACCGGCCTGGAGGTCGGGCTGGCGATCGGTGCGGTATTCGTGCACTGGCTGATCTTCCAGAGCCTGTACCGGATCGGGGCCCTCTGCCCGTACTGCATGGTGGTGTGGGCGATGACCATCACGCTGTTGGTGGTGGTGACATCCATCCTGCTGCGTCCGACGCTGGACGACCGCGGCCTGTTGCGGTTGCTGTTCGGGTGGCGGTGGTCATTCGTCACGTTCTGGTTCACCGCGGTTTTGCTCCTGATCCTCGTCCGCTTCTGGAACTATTGGTCAACGCTCATCTGA
- a CDS encoding pyruvate carboxylase, with amino-acid sequence MISKVLVANRGEIAIRAFRAAYELGVGTVAVYSYEDRNSLHRLKADESYQIGEVGHPVRAYLSVDEIVETARRCGADAVYPGYGFLSENPDLAASCAAAGIAFVGPGAEVLELTGNKSRAIAAAREAGLPVLESSAPSSSVDELVAASEAMRFPLFVKAVAGGGGRGMRRVTESAALPEAIEAASREAESAFGDPTVYLEQAVLRPRHIEVQILADTHGNVIHLYERDCSVQRRHQKVIELAPAPNLSPELRDKMCADAVAFARHIGYSCAGTVEFLLDESGDYVFIEMNPRIQVEHTVTEEITDVDLVSSQLRIASGETLEDLGLTQDAVRPHGAALQCRITTEDPANGFRPDTGRISALRTPGGAGIRLDGSTNLGAEISAHFDSMLVKLTCRGRDFQTAVNRARRAMAEFRIRGVSTNIPFLQAVLDDPDFQAGRVTTSFIDDRPHLLTARTSADRGTKILNYLADVTVNKPHGTRPSKVYPQDKLPEINRDTPPPAGSKQRLVELGPEGFARWLRESPAVGVTDTTFRDAHQSLLATRVRTSGLLMVAPHLARTTPQLLSVECWGGATYDVALRFLKEDPWERLAALRESIPNICLQMLLRGRNTVGYTPYPEIVTSAFIEEATATGIDIFRIFDALNNLDSMRPAIDAVRETGSAIAEVAMCYTGDLSDPGEGLYTLDYYLRLAESIVEAGAHVLAIKDMAGLLRAPAAHALVSALRSRFDLPVHVHTHDTPGGQLGSYVAAWQAGADAVDGAAAPMAGTTSQPSLSSIVAAAAHTEYDTGLSLPAVCALEPYWEALRKVYAPFESGLPGPTGRVYHHEIPGGQLSNLRQQAIALGLGDRFEEIEEAYAGADWVLGRLIKVTPSSKVVGDLALALVGSGLSADEFASDPARFDIPDSVLGFLRGELGDPAGGWPEPLRSKALAGRAPAKPAPTLSADDENALSAPGPKRQATLNRLLFPGPTKEFEEHRDNYGDTSQLSANQFFYGLRQGEEHRVKLERGVELLIGLEAISEPDERGMRTVMCIINGQLRPVLVRDRSIASAVPAAEKADRGNPNHVAAPFAGVVTVSVSDGDQVTAGQTIATIEAMKMEAPITAPADGAVERVAVSSTAQVEGGDLLVVLR; translated from the coding sequence GTGATCTCCAAAGTGCTGGTGGCCAATCGCGGCGAGATCGCGATCCGGGCGTTCCGCGCCGCCTACGAACTCGGCGTCGGCACCGTCGCCGTCTACTCCTACGAGGACCGCAACTCGCTGCACCGGCTGAAGGCCGACGAGTCGTATCAGATCGGCGAAGTCGGACACCCGGTGCGCGCATACCTGTCGGTGGACGAGATCGTCGAGACAGCCCGCCGCTGCGGCGCGGACGCGGTATACCCGGGCTACGGATTCCTCTCGGAGAACCCGGATCTGGCCGCGTCGTGCGCGGCAGCCGGTATCGCGTTCGTCGGCCCGGGCGCGGAAGTGCTTGAGCTGACCGGAAATAAGTCCCGCGCCATCGCGGCGGCGCGGGAGGCGGGGCTGCCGGTGCTGGAGTCCTCGGCGCCGTCGTCCTCGGTGGACGAACTGGTGGCGGCCTCTGAAGCTATGCGGTTTCCGTTGTTCGTCAAGGCCGTTGCCGGTGGCGGTGGCCGCGGGATGCGCCGCGTCACCGAAAGCGCGGCGCTGCCCGAGGCGATCGAAGCCGCCAGCCGGGAAGCCGAGTCGGCGTTCGGTGACCCGACGGTCTACCTGGAGCAGGCGGTGTTGCGCCCACGCCACATCGAGGTGCAGATCCTGGCCGACACGCACGGCAACGTGATCCACCTCTACGAGCGCGACTGCAGCGTGCAGCGCCGCCACCAGAAGGTCATCGAACTGGCGCCGGCGCCGAACCTGTCGCCGGAACTGCGCGACAAGATGTGCGCAGACGCCGTCGCTTTCGCCCGCCACATCGGATACAGCTGTGCCGGGACGGTCGAGTTCCTGCTCGACGAGAGCGGCGACTACGTCTTCATCGAGATGAATCCGCGAATTCAGGTGGAGCACACCGTCACCGAGGAGATCACCGACGTCGACCTGGTCTCCAGCCAGCTGCGCATCGCCTCGGGCGAGACGCTCGAGGATCTCGGCCTGACGCAGGACGCCGTGCGGCCGCATGGCGCCGCCCTGCAGTGCCGCATCACCACCGAGGACCCGGCCAACGGATTCCGGCCCGACACAGGGCGGATCAGCGCCCTGCGTACCCCCGGCGGAGCCGGCATCCGGCTGGACGGCAGCACCAACCTGGGTGCCGAGATCAGCGCGCACTTCGACTCCATGCTGGTCAAGCTCACCTGCCGCGGCCGGGATTTCCAGACCGCGGTCAACCGGGCGCGCCGCGCCATGGCGGAGTTCCGGATTCGCGGGGTGTCGACGAATATCCCGTTCCTGCAAGCGGTTCTGGACGACCCGGACTTCCAGGCCGGACGCGTCACCACGTCGTTCATCGACGACCGGCCGCACCTGCTGACCGCGCGCACCTCGGCGGACCGCGGCACCAAGATCCTCAACTATCTGGCCGACGTCACCGTCAACAAACCGCACGGCACCCGGCCGTCGAAGGTGTACCCGCAGGACAAGCTGCCCGAGATCAACCGGGACACCCCGCCGCCGGCCGGTTCCAAGCAACGGCTCGTCGAGCTCGGCCCGGAAGGTTTCGCTCGCTGGCTGCGGGAGTCGCCCGCGGTCGGGGTCACCGACACGACCTTCCGCGACGCGCACCAGTCGCTGCTGGCGACCCGGGTACGCACCAGCGGATTGCTCATGGTGGCACCGCATCTGGCGCGGACCACACCGCAACTGCTGTCGGTGGAGTGCTGGGGCGGTGCGACCTACGACGTGGCGCTGCGCTTCCTGAAAGAGGACCCGTGGGAGCGGTTGGCGGCCCTGCGCGAATCGATTCCCAACATCTGCCTGCAGATGCTGTTGCGGGGCCGAAACACGGTGGGCTACACGCCGTATCCGGAGATCGTCACGTCGGCGTTCATCGAGGAGGCAACGGCTACCGGCATCGACATCTTCCGCATCTTCGACGCGCTCAACAATCTGGACTCGATGCGCCCGGCCATCGACGCGGTGCGCGAAACCGGTTCCGCCATAGCCGAAGTCGCGATGTGCTACACCGGCGACCTGTCGGATCCGGGGGAGGGGCTGTACACCCTCGACTACTACCTGCGGCTGGCCGAGAGCATCGTGGAGGCCGGCGCGCATGTGCTGGCCATCAAGGACATGGCCGGCCTGCTGCGGGCACCGGCCGCGCACGCTCTCGTCAGTGCGCTGCGCAGTCGTTTCGATCTGCCCGTGCACGTGCACACCCACGACACGCCCGGGGGCCAGCTCGGCAGCTACGTGGCGGCCTGGCAGGCGGGGGCGGATGCGGTCGACGGGGCGGCCGCGCCGATGGCCGGCACCACCAGCCAGCCGTCGCTGAGTTCGATCGTCGCCGCGGCCGCGCACACCGAATACGACACCGGCTTGTCGCTGCCGGCGGTGTGTGCGCTGGAGCCGTACTGGGAGGCGCTGCGTAAGGTGTACGCACCCTTCGAATCTGGGCTTCCCGGGCCGACCGGGCGGGTCTACCACCACGAGATTCCGGGCGGCCAGCTGTCCAACCTTCGCCAGCAGGCGATCGCGCTGGGGCTCGGCGACCGGTTCGAGGAGATCGAAGAGGCGTACGCGGGAGCCGACTGGGTGCTGGGACGGCTGATCAAGGTGACGCCGTCGTCGAAGGTGGTCGGCGATCTGGCGCTGGCGCTGGTCGGTTCGGGGCTGTCCGCCGACGAATTCGCTTCGGACCCGGCTCGTTTCGACATTCCGGATTCGGTGCTGGGCTTCCTGCGTGGCGAGCTCGGGGATCCCGCCGGCGGGTGGCCGGAGCCGCTGCGCTCGAAGGCGCTGGCCGGTCGTGCGCCGGCCAAGCCGGCCCCCACGCTGTCCGCCGACGACGAGAATGCGCTGTCGGCACCGGGGCCGAAACGCCAAGCCACCTTGAACCGGCTGCTGTTCCCCGGTCCGACAAAGGAATTCGAGGAGCACCGGGATAACTACGGCGATACTTCGCAGTTGTCGGCCAACCAGTTCTTCTACGGCCTGCGCCAGGGCGAAGAGCACCGGGTGAAGCTGGAGCGCGGCGTGGAGCTGTTGATCGGGCTGGAGGCGATCTCCGAACCCGACGAGCGCGGCATGCGCACCGTCATGTGCATCATCAACGGCCAACTGCGGCCGGTGCTGGTGCGCGACCGTAGCATCGCCAGCGCGGTGCCGGCCGCTGAGAAAGCCGACCGCGGCAACCCGAATCATGTTGCGGCGCCGTTCGCCGGGGTGGTCACGGTCAGCGTGTCCGACGGTGATCAGGTGACGGCGGGGCAGACGATTGCCACCATCGAGGCGATGAAGATGGAAGCGCCGATCACCGCGCCCGCCGACGGCGCCGTGGAGCGCGTCGCCGTGTCGAGTACCGCCCAGGTGGAAGGTGGAGACCTGCTGGTGGTGCTGCGCTGA
- the rsmD gene encoding 16S rRNA (guanine(966)-N(2))-methyltransferase RsmD: MTRLIGGSAGGRRLTVPPRGTRPTTDRVRESLFNILSARLDLTGVAVLDLYAGSGALGLEALSRGAASAVFVESDQRTAAVLARNITAVGLPGAVVRRGAVAAVLAAGAPSPVDLVLADPPYDTETADVDAVLAALGTHGWVREGTVAVVERGVGSAPLTWPAGWSVWPERVYGDTRLELAEHE, translated from the coding sequence CTGACGCGCCTCATCGGGGGTTCGGCCGGGGGCAGAAGGCTAACGGTTCCGCCGCGCGGAACCCGGCCGACCACCGACCGGGTGCGCGAGTCGCTGTTCAACATCCTGTCGGCGCGACTGGACCTGACCGGTGTGGCCGTGCTCGATCTCTATGCGGGCTCCGGTGCCCTGGGCCTGGAGGCGCTGTCGCGCGGGGCCGCATCGGCCGTGTTCGTCGAGTCCGATCAGCGCACCGCGGCCGTCCTGGCCCGCAACATCACCGCCGTAGGACTGCCGGGCGCCGTGGTGCGCCGGGGCGCGGTCGCCGCGGTGCTGGCGGCGGGGGCGCCGTCGCCGGTCGACCTGGTGCTTGCGGACCCGCCGTACGACACCGAAACAGCGGACGTCGACGCGGTTCTGGCCGCGTTGGGCACGCACGGCTGGGTGCGGGAGGGCACCGTCGCGGTCGTGGAGCGCGGCGTCGGCAGCGCGCCGCTGACCTGGCCAGCCGGCTGGTCGGTATGGCCGGAGCGGGTTTACGGCGACACTCGTCTGGAGCTGGCCGAGCATGAGTGA
- a CDS encoding HNH endonuclease family protein, with the protein MRRRTLWWLAALAALAVLVAYQTLGSSAARRADEFAARADVPTVAPGADVLAGIAVVPQRLHRYDYLRSAFGDDWTDDNDAPGGHNGCDTRDDILNRDLVEVTHVYTKRCPDAVATGILHDPYTNAVITFQRGAKVGEAVQIDHLVPLSYAWDMGANGWPAAQRVRFANDPANLLAVQGQANQDKGDKQPALWMPPNAAFACQYAVQFIAVLRGYSLPVDQASGDVLRGAAATCPAG; encoded by the coding sequence GTGAGGCGCCGGACGTTATGGTGGCTGGCCGCTCTCGCAGCGCTGGCCGTGCTGGTCGCCTACCAGACCCTGGGATCGTCGGCGGCCCGGCGTGCCGACGAATTCGCCGCGCGCGCCGACGTTCCCACGGTCGCGCCGGGCGCAGACGTCCTCGCCGGCATCGCCGTCGTTCCGCAGCGCCTGCACCGCTATGACTATCTCCGGTCAGCGTTCGGCGATGATTGGACCGATGACAACGACGCCCCGGGCGGCCACAACGGGTGCGACACCCGCGACGACATCCTCAACCGCGACCTGGTGGAGGTCACGCACGTCTACACCAAGCGCTGCCCGGACGCGGTGGCCACCGGCATCCTGCACGACCCGTACACCAACGCCGTTATCACCTTCCAGCGCGGCGCCAAGGTGGGCGAGGCGGTGCAGATCGACCATCTGGTGCCGCTGTCCTACGCCTGGGACATGGGCGCCAACGGCTGGCCGGCCGCGCAGCGGGTGCGTTTCGCCAACGACCCGGCCAACCTGCTGGCCGTTCAGGGGCAGGCCAACCAGGACAAAGGCGATAAGCAGCCGGCGTTGTGGATGCCGCCCAACGCCGCATTCGCCTGTCAGTACGCGGTCCAGTTCATCGCCGTGCTGCGCGGCTATTCACTGCCGGTGGATCAGGCCTCCGGGGACGTGCTGCGCGGCGCCGCCGCCACCTGCCCGGCCGGCTGA
- the coaD gene encoding pantetheine-phosphate adenylyltransferase, translated as MSGAVCPGSFDPVTLGHIDVFERAAAQFDEVVVAILINPAKKGMFDLAERIAMIEESTTHLPNLRVESGQGLVVDFVRSQGMNAIVKGLRTGTDFEYELQMAQMNKHVAGVDTFFVATAPRYSFVSSSLAKEVAMLGGDVTELLPEPVNRRLREHLARRSG; from the coding sequence ATGAGCGGCGCGGTATGCCCGGGGTCCTTCGACCCGGTGACGTTGGGCCACATCGACGTCTTCGAACGCGCCGCGGCCCAGTTCGACGAAGTGGTCGTCGCAATCCTGATCAACCCGGCCAAGAAGGGCATGTTCGACCTCGCCGAGCGGATCGCGATGATCGAGGAGTCGACCACGCATCTGCCCAATCTGCGGGTGGAGTCGGGGCAGGGCCTGGTGGTCGACTTCGTCCGGTCGCAGGGCATGAACGCGATTGTGAAGGGTCTGCGCACCGGCACCGACTTCGAATACGAGCTGCAGATGGCGCAGATGAACAAGCACGTGGCCGGCGTCGACACGTTCTTTGTCGCGACCGCTCCCCGCTATTCGTTCGTCTCGTCATCGCTGGCGAAAGAGGTTGCGATGCTCGGCGGCGACGTCACCGAGCTACTACCCGAACCGGTCAACCGCCGGCTGCGCGAGCACCTGGCGCGGCGGAGCGGTTAG
- a CDS encoding alpha/beta hydrolase, translating into MTKSLPGTQDLHLGVTRPPAGWKTRVQNTITTTGMKVIPWVPSVAKRLLTRGRSVIIDGNTLDPTLQLMLTGMRAAGIDGLVVDDDPGPSRALMHDSMVALPGPQIHVEVTELSLPGPAGEIPARHYRPPNGDNAPLLVFYHGGGWVIGDLDTHDALCRLTCRDAGAHVLSIDYRLAPEHPAPAAIEDAYAAFQWACENAARLGAAPGLVAVGGDSAGGNLAAVVSQLARDSGGPAPVLQWLIYPRTDFSTRTRSMSLFARGFLLTKRDMDWFESQYLRKSGIDTKDPRVSPALAPSLSGLAPALIAVAGFDPLRDEGVDYATALRAAGTDVDLRYLGSLTHGFANLFQLGGDSAVATTEMISALRAHLSRC; encoded by the coding sequence ATGACCAAAAGTCTGCCCGGCACGCAGGACCTCCATCTCGGGGTAACGCGTCCACCGGCGGGGTGGAAGACGCGCGTGCAGAACACCATCACCACCACTGGCATGAAAGTCATTCCCTGGGTTCCGTCGGTCGCCAAACGGCTGCTGACGCGGGGCCGTTCGGTGATCATCGACGGCAACACCCTCGACCCGACGCTGCAGCTGATGCTGACGGGCATGCGCGCCGCCGGTATCGACGGCCTGGTGGTCGACGACGACCCCGGGCCCTCCCGCGCCCTGATGCACGACAGCATGGTGGCGCTCCCCGGCCCGCAGATCCACGTTGAGGTCACCGAGCTCTCGCTGCCGGGACCGGCCGGCGAGATCCCGGCCCGGCACTACCGTCCGCCCAACGGCGACAACGCGCCCCTGCTGGTCTTCTATCACGGCGGCGGCTGGGTGATCGGTGACCTGGACACCCATGACGCGCTGTGCCGATTGACCTGCCGCGATGCCGGCGCACACGTCCTGTCCATCGACTACCGGCTGGCACCGGAGCATCCGGCGCCGGCGGCGATCGAGGACGCCTATGCCGCCTTCCAGTGGGCCTGCGAGAACGCCGCCCGGCTCGGCGCGGCTCCCGGACTGGTCGCCGTCGGCGGCGACAGCGCGGGCGGCAACCTGGCGGCCGTCGTCAGCCAGCTGGCCCGGGACAGCGGCGGCCCCGCCCCGGTGCTGCAGTGGCTGATCTACCCGCGCACCGATTTCAGCACGCGGACCCGCTCGATGAGCCTGTTCGCGCGGGGCTTCCTGCTGACCAAGCGCGACATGGACTGGTTCGAGTCGCAGTACCTCAGGAAATCCGGCATCGACACCAAAGATCCCCGCGTCTCGCCGGCACTGGCGCCATCGCTGTCCGGGCTGGCGCCCGCCCTGATCGCGGTCGCCGGATTCGACCCGTTACGCGACGAGGGCGTGGACTACGCGACGGCCTTGCGAGCCGCCGGTACCGACGTGGACCTGCGCTATCTGGGGTCGTTGACGCACGGTTTCGCCAACCTTTTCCAGCTGGGGGGCGACAGCGCCGTAGCGACGACCGAAATGATTTCGGCGTTGCGGGCGCACCTGAGCCGGTGCTGA
- a CDS encoding aldo/keto reductase produces MTGESGAAAVPSITLNDENTIPVLGLGTADLSEDETERAVSAALEMGCRLIDTASAYGNEAAVGRAIAASGIPRAELFVTTKLATENHGFNFSQDACKASLERLGLDYVDLYLIHWPAPAQGKYVDSWGGLIQSRGEGHARSIGVSNFTAEYLEMVIDLTFVTPAINQIELHPLLNQEELRKANEGHQIVTQAYTPLALGKLAENPTVTSIAGEYGKTVSQVLLRWNVQLGNSVVFRSANAEHIAGNLDVFDFELSAEHMNALTGLNDGTRLRPDPETYAGT; encoded by the coding sequence GTGACTGGCGAGTCGGGCGCCGCGGCGGTTCCCTCAATAACCCTCAACGACGAGAACACGATTCCGGTGCTGGGCCTTGGCACCGCGGATCTCTCGGAGGACGAGACCGAACGCGCCGTGTCAGCCGCGCTGGAGATGGGCTGCCGACTCATCGACACCGCATCCGCATACGGCAACGAGGCCGCGGTCGGCCGTGCGATCGCCGCCTCCGGCATCCCGCGGGCGGAACTCTTCGTCACCACCAAACTGGCCACCGAGAACCACGGCTTCAACTTCTCTCAGGACGCCTGCAAGGCCAGCCTGGAGCGGCTCGGTCTCGACTACGTCGACCTGTATCTGATCCACTGGCCGGCGCCGGCGCAGGGTAAGTATGTGGACTCCTGGGGCGGACTGATCCAGTCCCGCGGTGAAGGACACGCCCGCTCGATCGGAGTGTCCAACTTCACCGCGGAGTACCTGGAGATGGTGATCGACCTGACGTTCGTCACGCCGGCGATCAACCAGATCGAACTGCACCCCCTGCTCAATCAGGAGGAACTGCGCAAGGCGAACGAGGGGCACCAGATCGTCACGCAGGCCTATACCCCGCTGGCGCTCGGCAAGTTGGCGGAGAACCCGACCGTCACCTCGATCGCGGGCGAATACGGGAAGACGGTGTCGCAGGTGCTGTTGCGGTGGAATGTGCAACTGGGCAACTCGGTCGTGTTCCGCTCGGCCAACGCCGAGCACATCGCCGGCAACCTGGACGTGTTCGACTTCGAGCTGTCCGCCGAGCACATGAATGCGCTGACCGGCCTGAACGACGGCACCCGGCTTCGTCCGGACCCGGAAACCTACGCCGGCACCTAA
- the recG gene encoding ATP-dependent DNA helicase RecG, translating into MGVGLGDRLDLVIGAKSADPLDDVFGIKTVGDLLRHYPRSYVARNATRGIEDERPEEGEHVTIVDVITAASPGWMKKRSPNQKQRKFLRITVGSGRGKVTATFFNAEYIMKDLTEGTKVMLSGEVGYFKGAMQFTHPDYYILDSPHGRSHGSKSLRSIAEASQKSRGEVAMEEFERPFFPIYPASAKLQTWDIYACVRQVLAVLDPVPDPLPANLRHRYDLVCEDDALRDIHLSDEEFLRDKARSRLTFDEAVGLQWALVARRHGELSESGPAAPPRSDGLAAELMHRLPFELTTGQREVLAVLSDDLSQTRPMNRLLQGEVGSGKTILAVLAMMQMVDAGYQCALLAPTEVLAAQHLLSITDVLGPLAMGGLLGGDDSATRVALLTGSMTAAQKKKVRAEIGSGEAGIVIGTHALLQEAVEFHKLGLVVVDEQHRFGVEQRDQLRAKAPAGITPHLLVMTATPIPRTVALTVYGDLETSTLRELPRGRQPITSSVIFMKEKPAWLERAWQRIREEVAAGRQAYVVTPRIDETEADAKTEDRPSATAEGTFARLHAKELADLRLGLMHGRLPADEKDAAMTAFRAGQIDVLVCTTVIEVGVDVPNATVMLVLDADRFGISQLHQLRGRIGRGQHPSLCLLETWSSEGSLAGRRLKAVAATMDGFALADLDLKERKEGDVLGRNQSGRAITLRLLSLADHLEVIEAARAYCLAAYEQNPANHDLALMAAPFTNADRIEYLDKS; encoded by the coding sequence GTGGGCGTAGGGCTCGGTGATCGCCTCGACCTGGTGATCGGGGCGAAATCCGCCGACCCGCTCGACGACGTGTTCGGCATCAAGACCGTCGGTGACCTGCTGAGGCACTACCCGCGAAGCTACGTCGCGCGCAACGCCACCCGAGGCATCGAGGACGAGCGCCCCGAGGAAGGCGAGCACGTCACCATCGTCGACGTGATCACGGCCGCGTCGCCCGGCTGGATGAAGAAGCGGTCGCCGAACCAGAAACAGCGGAAATTTCTCCGGATCACCGTCGGATCCGGCCGCGGCAAGGTGACCGCGACGTTCTTCAACGCGGAATACATCATGAAGGACCTCACGGAGGGCACCAAGGTGATGCTCTCCGGGGAGGTGGGCTACTTCAAAGGAGCCATGCAGTTCACCCACCCGGACTACTACATTCTGGATTCACCGCATGGAAGAAGCCACGGCAGCAAATCGTTGCGCAGCATCGCCGAAGCTTCCCAGAAGTCCCGTGGTGAAGTCGCGATGGAGGAGTTCGAGCGTCCGTTCTTCCCGATCTACCCGGCCAGCGCGAAATTACAGACCTGGGACATCTATGCCTGCGTACGGCAGGTCCTCGCAGTCCTGGACCCGGTGCCTGATCCGCTGCCGGCCAACCTGCGGCACAGATACGACCTGGTCTGCGAAGACGACGCGCTGCGCGACATTCACCTCTCCGACGAGGAATTCCTGCGCGACAAAGCCCGCAGCCGGCTGACCTTCGACGAGGCCGTCGGCCTGCAGTGGGCGCTGGTCGCCCGCCGGCACGGCGAGCTGTCCGAATCGGGACCGGCGGCGCCGCCGCGCTCCGACGGTCTGGCCGCGGAGTTGATGCATCGGCTGCCCTTCGAACTCACCACAGGCCAGCGCGAGGTACTCGCGGTGTTATCCGACGACTTGTCCCAGACCCGTCCGATGAACCGCCTGTTGCAGGGTGAGGTCGGATCGGGCAAGACGATCCTCGCGGTGCTGGCGATGATGCAGATGGTCGACGCGGGCTATCAGTGCGCGTTGCTCGCGCCGACGGAAGTCCTTGCCGCACAACATCTCCTGTCGATCACCGACGTGCTGGGCCCGCTGGCTATGGGCGGTCTGCTCGGTGGTGACGACAGCGCAACCCGGGTGGCGCTGCTCACCGGATCGATGACGGCCGCGCAGAAGAAGAAGGTCCGCGCCGAGATCGGGAGCGGCGAAGCCGGCATCGTCATCGGCACCCACGCACTGCTGCAGGAAGCGGTGGAGTTCCACAAGCTGGGTCTGGTCGTGGTCGACGAGCAACATCGGTTCGGGGTCGAGCAGCGAGATCAGTTGCGCGCCAAGGCTCCTGCCGGCATCACCCCGCACCTGCTGGTGATGACCGCGACGCCGATTCCGCGCACCGTCGCGCTCACCGTTTACGGCGACCTGGAGACGTCCACCTTGCGGGAACTGCCGCGGGGACGCCAGCCGATCACCAGCAGCGTGATCTTCATGAAGGAGAAGCCCGCGTGGCTCGAGCGGGCCTGGCAGCGGATCCGGGAGGAAGTCGCCGCCGGCCGCCAGGCCTACGTGGTGACGCCGCGGATCGACGAGACGGAAGCCGACGCCAAGACCGAAGATCGGCCTTCCGCGACGGCCGAGGGGACTTTCGCCCGCCTGCACGCGAAAGAGCTGGCGGACCTGCGGCTGGGCCTGATGCACGGACGGTTGCCGGCCGACGAGAAGGACGCCGCAATGACCGCTTTCCGGGCCGGCCAGATCGACGTGCTGGTGTGCACGACGGTCATCGAGGTGGGCGTCGATGTTCCCAACGCCACCGTGATGCTGGTGCTGGACGCGGACCGGTTCGGCATCAGCCAGTTGCACCAGTTGCGTGGCCGCATCGGCCGCGGACAGCACCCGAGCCTGTGCCTACTGGAGACCTGGAGCTCGGAAGGGTCGTTAGCCGGTAGGCGGTTGAAGGCGGTCGCCGCGACCATGGACGGGTTCGCGCTCGCCGATCTCGACCTCAAGGAGCGCAAGGAAGGAGATGTGCTGGGCCGCAACCAGTCCGGTCGGGCGATCACACTGCGGCTGCTGTCGCTGGCCGACCATCTGGAGGTCATCGAGGCCGCCCGGGCGTACTGTCTGGCCGCCTACGAGCAGAACCCCGCGAACCACGATCTGGCGCTGATGGCAGCACCTTTCACCAACGCAGACCGCATCGAGTACCTGGACAAGTCGTGA